Proteins encoded within one genomic window of Saccharopolyspora pogona:
- a CDS encoding alpha/beta fold hydrolase: protein MKPVWQALAWTSGALGAAITGAAVGVAARSSRVAAQRKVEDPYADEPLGRLRPDRQSTVAADDGVPLSVQEIEPADGGEAELTVALVHGFALDSRCWHFQRRDLPELTGPRVRLVLFDQRSHGRSGHSGKENSTIDQLGRDLDAVLRSAARRGPIVLVGHSMGGMSIMALAEQRPELFRDRVRAVALIGTAAGGVGASGLARPWLHRANPVPRGLALLADFQPGLVERTRRLGDKLAWSLVRNLSFGDRDVSPKIVDLMAEMIGATTVEVVTDFLETISLHDRRTALAALRTCEALVLSGDADRVTPFSPHAEVLAAELPDAKLVRVEGAGHPVMLERPELVTGELIELIRRAAGDGEVTGS from the coding sequence GTGAAGCCGGTGTGGCAGGCGTTGGCCTGGACGAGCGGGGCGCTCGGTGCCGCTATCACCGGCGCCGCCGTCGGCGTTGCCGCGCGCAGCTCGCGGGTCGCCGCGCAGCGCAAGGTCGAGGACCCCTACGCCGACGAGCCGCTCGGCAGGCTCCGCCCGGACCGGCAGTCCACTGTGGCCGCTGATGACGGGGTTCCGCTGTCGGTGCAGGAGATCGAGCCCGCCGATGGCGGCGAAGCCGAGCTGACCGTGGCGCTCGTGCACGGCTTCGCGCTCGACTCCCGCTGCTGGCACTTCCAGCGCCGGGACCTGCCGGAGCTCACCGGGCCGCGGGTTCGGCTGGTGCTCTTCGACCAGCGCAGCCACGGCCGATCCGGCCACTCCGGCAAGGAGAACAGCACCATCGACCAGCTCGGCAGGGACCTCGACGCGGTGCTGCGCTCCGCGGCGCGCCGGGGCCCGATCGTGCTCGTGGGGCATTCGATGGGCGGGATGTCGATCATGGCGCTCGCCGAGCAGCGCCCCGAGCTGTTCCGCGACCGGGTCCGCGCGGTCGCGCTGATCGGCACCGCCGCCGGCGGAGTCGGCGCGTCCGGGCTCGCCCGGCCGTGGCTGCACCGCGCCAACCCGGTGCCGCGCGGGCTCGCGCTGCTCGCGGACTTCCAGCCGGGCCTGGTGGAACGCACCCGCCGTCTCGGCGACAAGCTGGCCTGGAGCCTGGTGCGCAACCTGTCGTTCGGGGATCGCGACGTATCGCCCAAGATCGTGGACCTGATGGCCGAGATGATCGGCGCCACCACCGTCGAGGTGGTCACCGACTTCCTGGAGACGATCAGCCTGCACGACCGTAGGACGGCGCTGGCCGCGCTGCGGACCTGCGAGGCGCTGGTGCTCAGCGGCGATGCCGACCGGGTCACCCCGTTCTCGCCGCACGCCGAGGTGCTCGCCGCGGAACTGCCGGACGCGAAGCTGGTGCGGGTCGAGGGTGCCGGGCACCCGGTGATGCTGGAGCGTCCGGAGCTGGTGACCGGGGAGTTGATCGAGCTGATCCGCCGGGCCGCGGGGGATGGGGAGGTGACCGGAAGTTGA
- the tsaE gene encoding tRNA (adenosine(37)-N6)-threonylcarbamoyltransferase complex ATPase subunit type 1 TsaE, whose translation MSPALQIVELPEESDTLEFGRRLGAALRAGDLVLLDGPLGAGKTVLARGIAAGMGVTGAVTSPTFVIARVHRPESGDGPALVHVDAYRLAGLDEIDDLDLDTDLTDAAVVVEWGEGLAERLADSYLLLRIRRRDDDVREISLEPHGETWSPRLAELLAR comes from the coding sequence TTGAGCCCTGCACTGCAGATCGTGGAGTTGCCGGAGGAGTCCGACACGCTGGAGTTCGGCCGGCGGCTGGGGGCCGCGCTGCGCGCGGGTGATCTGGTGCTGCTCGACGGGCCGCTCGGTGCCGGCAAGACCGTGCTCGCGCGGGGGATCGCCGCGGGCATGGGGGTCACCGGCGCGGTGACCTCGCCGACGTTCGTGATCGCGAGGGTGCACCGACCGGAATCCGGTGACGGCCCGGCGCTGGTGCACGTCGACGCCTACCGGCTGGCCGGGTTGGACGAGATCGACGACCTGGACCTGGACACGGATCTGACGGATGCCGCGGTGGTCGTCGAGTGGGGCGAGGGCCTCGCCGAGCGGCTCGCGGATTCCTACCTGCTGCTGCGGATCCGCCGCCGGGACGACGACGTCCGCGAGATTAGCCTGGAGCCGCACGGCGAAACCTGGTCTCCGCGTCTCGCTGAACTGCTCGCCCGGTGA
- a CDS encoding DedA family protein, which yields MTDLLAGIPGPLALAVAVALLFAESGLLIGVFLPGSATVLALGWLAGHGVVEVWVAAISAFGATASGCQHGYYRGRRDGLLRRQLVKRFGEQRFARAESALDGRAKSTVAASQCFAVVRTLVPRIAGRTSMTHLRFTICNVPVAAAWATTLVLLGAWSGAAYEQVEAAAGLLGLPLLSIAALIVLAVWWLRRRKQLHQAR from the coding sequence GTGACGGACTTATTGGCCGGGATACCCGGCCCGCTCGCGCTCGCCGTGGCCGTGGCGCTGCTGTTCGCCGAATCCGGCCTGCTGATCGGGGTTTTCCTACCGGGCTCGGCCACCGTGCTGGCGCTGGGGTGGTTGGCCGGGCACGGTGTCGTGGAGGTGTGGGTGGCCGCGATCAGCGCATTCGGCGCGACGGCTTCCGGTTGCCAGCACGGCTACTACCGCGGTCGCCGGGACGGTTTGCTGCGGCGGCAACTGGTCAAGCGGTTCGGCGAGCAGCGGTTCGCGCGGGCGGAGTCCGCATTGGACGGACGCGCGAAGTCGACGGTGGCGGCGTCGCAGTGCTTCGCCGTGGTGCGGACGCTGGTGCCCCGGATCGCGGGTCGAACCAGCATGACCCACCTGCGGTTCACGATCTGCAACGTCCCGGTCGCAGCAGCGTGGGCGACGACGTTGGTGCTGCTCGGTGCCTGGTCGGGTGCGGCGTACGAGCAGGTGGAAGCGGCAGCGGGATTGCTGGGGCTGCCGCTGCTCAGCATCGCGGCGCTGATCGTGCTGGCGGTGTGGTGGCTCCGCCGCCGCAAGCAGCTCCACCAAGCCCGGTGA
- a CDS encoding transposase family protein, whose product MKNQSSPAEGTEPIVHQAQLPVSRATIDYLASLITTHCRKIRSRWRKVTPGTQAIIVLAVLRHDQRLLDIAGGNRVSASTIRRWVLEVIDLLAARAPRLDRVLSKVARGGGEVVLLDGTLVRTQRRTGKNNRRNYSGKHKAHGLLFLALTDHKGNLLWFSAAKPGRASEVTTARHNNITTALRDAELGAMCDLGFTGLEDDPDEPVIIIGRRAARAHPLTDAQKQANQLVARERATCEHGFADLKNWRILTRLRMHAANATRLLRALLVLTNLEITR is encoded by the coding sequence GTGAAAAACCAATCCAGCCCCGCCGAGGGCACCGAACCCATTGTGCACCAAGCCCAACTTCCCGTGTCGAGGGCCACGATCGACTACCTCGCCTCGCTGATCACCACGCACTGCAGGAAAATCCGCTCTCGCTGGCGCAAGGTGACCCCTGGTACGCAGGCGATCATCGTGCTCGCGGTGCTGCGTCACGACCAGCGGCTGCTGGACATCGCCGGCGGCAACAGGGTGTCGGCCTCGACGATCCGCCGCTGGGTGCTGGAGGTCATCGACCTGCTGGCCGCCCGTGCCCCGCGCCTGGACCGCGTCCTGAGCAAAGTGGCCCGCGGCGGGGGTGAGGTCGTGCTGCTGGATGGCACCCTGGTGCGCACCCAGCGCCGCACCGGCAAGAACAACCGGCGCAACTACAGCGGCAAACACAAAGCCCACGGCCTGCTGTTTCTCGCCCTCACCGACCACAAAGGCAACCTGTTGTGGTTCTCTGCGGCCAAACCAGGGCGGGCCTCGGAAGTCACCACCGCCCGCCACAACAACATCACCACCGCACTCCGGGACGCCGAACTCGGCGCGATGTGCGACCTCGGATTCACCGGACTGGAAGACGACCCCGACGAACCCGTGATCATCATCGGCCGCCGCGCCGCCCGCGCCCACCCGCTCACCGACGCCCAGAAACAAGCCAACCAACTCGTTGCCCGCGAACGCGCCACCTGCGAACACGGCTTCGCCGACCTCAAAAACTGGCGCATCCTCACCCGCCTACGCATGCACGCAGCCAACGCCACCCGCCTACTACGGGCCCTGCTGGTGCTGACCAACCTCGAAATCACCCGCTGA
- a CDS encoding IclR family transcriptional regulator has product MTTGPQRATQGGGVQSVERTFELLELMADAGGEVALSELAEKSGLPLPTIHRIIRTLVSNGYARQQPSRRYALGPRLIRLGETASRALGSWARPYLAELTEATGETSNMAVLDGEKIVYVAQVPSQHSMRMFTEVGRRVDAHATAVGKAVMATMPPETVTQLLSRTTMQPQTERTITTVEAMQEELGRIRQQGYALDDGEQEVGVRCYAVAVPGAPAGAAISISGPEGRMTRISTDEVIPLMKRLANDLSAELSVSNTA; this is encoded by the coding sequence ATGACGACTGGCCCGCAGCGGGCAACTCAGGGCGGAGGGGTGCAGTCGGTCGAACGCACCTTCGAACTCCTGGAACTGATGGCTGATGCCGGCGGCGAAGTCGCCCTGTCCGAGCTCGCCGAGAAGTCCGGCTTGCCGCTACCGACGATCCACCGCATCATCCGCACCCTGGTGAGCAACGGCTACGCCCGGCAACAGCCCTCCCGCCGCTACGCGCTCGGCCCCCGGCTGATCCGGCTCGGCGAGACCGCCAGCCGCGCGCTCGGCTCCTGGGCCCGCCCGTACCTGGCCGAGCTCACCGAGGCCACCGGCGAGACCTCCAACATGGCGGTGCTCGACGGCGAGAAGATCGTCTACGTCGCGCAGGTCCCTTCGCAGCACTCCATGCGGATGTTCACCGAGGTTGGCCGCCGGGTCGACGCGCACGCCACGGCCGTCGGCAAGGCCGTCATGGCCACCATGCCGCCGGAGACGGTGACGCAGCTGCTCTCCCGCACGACGATGCAGCCGCAGACCGAGCGCACCATCACGACGGTCGAGGCAATGCAGGAGGAGCTCGGCCGCATCCGCCAGCAGGGCTACGCGCTGGACGACGGCGAGCAGGAGGTCGGAGTGCGCTGCTACGCGGTCGCCGTGCCGGGCGCGCCGGCGGGCGCGGCCATCTCCATCAGCGGGCCGGAGGGCCGGATGACCCGAATCTCGACCGACGAGGTCATCCCCCTGATGAAGCGCCTGGCCAACGACCTGTCGGCCGAACTCAGCGTCAGCAACACGGCCTGA